In Humulus lupulus chromosome 6, drHumLupu1.1, whole genome shotgun sequence, a single genomic region encodes these proteins:
- the LOC133785810 gene encoding uridine kinase-like protein 3 yields MAGVAGGATSGKTTVCDMIIQQPHDQRVVLVNQDSFYHDLTPEEHARVHEYNFDHPDAFDNEKLLASMDKLRNGQAVDIPNYDFKSYKNNVFPPRRVNPSDVIILEGILIFHDPRVRELMSMKIFVDTDADVRLARRIRRDTVEKNRDIGTVLDQYSKFVKPAFDDFILPTKKYADIIIPRGGDNHVAIDVIVKHIHTKLGQHDLCKIYPNLYVRHSTFQIRGMHTLIRDSQTTKHDFVFYSDRLIRLENF; encoded by the exons ATGGCAGGGGTTGCTGGTGGAGCAACATCTGGTAAGACTACAGTTTGTGATATGATTATACAGCAGCCTCATGACCAGCGTGTTGTTCTTGTTAACCAG GATTCTTTTTACCATGATTTGACACCAGAAGAACATGCAAGAGTACATGAATACAATTTTGATCATCCTG ATGCATTTGATAATGAGAAACTTTTAGCTTCTATGGATAAGTTGAGGAATGGGCAAGCAGTAGATATTCCAAACTATGACTTCAAGAGTTACAAAAACAATGTCTTCCCGCCTAGAAGG GTAAACCCTTCAGATGTGATAATTTTGGAAGGCATTCTCATTTTTCATGATCCCCGTGTTCGAGAGTTGATGAGTATGAAGATATTTGTCGATACAg ATGCTGATGTTCGTTTAGCAAGGAGGATAAGGCGTGACACAGTAGAGAAAAACAGGGATATTGGTACAGTTCTTGATCAG TACTCAAAGTTTGTGAAGCCTGCATTTGATGACTTTATTCTTCCTACAAAAAAATATGCTGACATCATTATTCCTCGCGGAGGAGATAATCACGTGGCTATTGATGTTATTGTAAAACACATCCATACAAAGCTTGGCCAACATGACTTGTGTAAAATATATCCTAATTTATACGTTAGACATTCAACTTTTCAG ATACGGGGCATGCATACCCTCATACGTGATTCACAAACAACGAAGCATGATTTTGTATTTTATTCTGATCGGTTGATTCGTTTG GAAAATTTTTAG